The following are encoded in a window of Kutzneria kofuensis genomic DNA:
- a CDS encoding SHOCT domain-containing protein, producing MPWYYYGSDAGWLMPLTMVIGMALFWGGMLFMVVLVLRHYGSAAQRHRNAEQVLAERLARGEIDENEYTRLRDVLRAH from the coding sequence ATGCCTTGGTACTACTACGGATCCGACGCCGGCTGGCTGATGCCGCTGACGATGGTGATCGGCATGGCCCTGTTCTGGGGCGGAATGCTTTTCATGGTCGTCCTGGTGCTGCGGCACTACGGCTCCGCCGCACAACGCCACCGCAACGCCGAGCAGGTGCTGGCCGAGCGGCTGGCCCGCGGCGAGATCGACGAGAACGAGTACACCCGGCTGCGTGACGTCCTGCGCGCCCACTGA
- a CDS encoding helix-turn-helix domain-containing protein has product MTGDAHRSELGDFLQARRSELSPDMVGLPDTGNRRRVRGLRREEVAALASISTDFYTRLEQGRRRASEEVLSALARVLRLSADERNYVFELSGREQRPERPAPQQAQPQLRRLLSDLTTTPAVVLGRRTDILAWNPMAAALFTDFGRLPEKKRNFVRLVFCDQSVRGLYPHWEYAARNGVAQLRREAAQDPDDPELAALVEELSAQDKDFQRWWTAHQVAVRGAGTNQVRHPVVGDLTLDWAALVCTADPDQQLFTWTAQPGTPSHDALRELASRVSTGVHDRVVVGMGDEQ; this is encoded by the coding sequence ATGACCGGCGACGCGCATCGCAGCGAACTGGGCGATTTCCTCCAGGCGCGGCGCAGCGAGCTGAGCCCCGACATGGTCGGGCTGCCCGACACCGGCAACCGACGGCGTGTCCGAGGACTGCGCCGGGAGGAGGTGGCCGCCCTCGCGTCAATCAGCACGGATTTCTACACGCGACTCGAGCAGGGACGGCGCCGGGCGTCCGAGGAAGTCCTGTCGGCCCTCGCGCGGGTGCTCCGGCTCAGTGCGGACGAACGGAACTACGTGTTCGAGCTGTCGGGCCGGGAACAGCGGCCGGAGCGGCCGGCACCGCAGCAGGCCCAGCCGCAGCTGCGGCGACTGCTCAGTGACCTCACCACCACCCCGGCGGTGGTCCTGGGCCGGCGCACGGACATCCTGGCCTGGAACCCCATGGCCGCCGCGCTGTTCACGGACTTCGGGCGTCTTCCGGAGAAGAAACGGAACTTCGTGCGGCTGGTCTTCTGCGACCAGAGCGTGCGGGGGCTGTATCCGCACTGGGAATATGCGGCCCGTAACGGGGTCGCGCAGTTGCGGCGGGAGGCCGCGCAGGATCCCGACGATCCCGAACTGGCGGCTCTCGTCGAAGAGCTCTCGGCGCAGGACAAGGACTTCCAGCGATGGTGGACCGCACACCAGGTCGCGGTCCGCGGCGCCGGCACCAACCAGGTGCGGCATCCGGTCGTCGGCGATCTCACCCTAGACTGGGCGGCGCTCGTCTGCACCGCCGATCCGGACCAACAGTTGTTCACCTGGACCGCCCAACCCGGTACGCCGTCCCACGACGCACTGCGCGAACTCGCCTCGCGGGTCAGCACGGGAGTCCATGACCGGGTCGTCGTGGGAATGGGCGACGAACAATGA
- a CDS encoding DUF2231 domain-containing protein: MGPTTINDLPAHVLLVHIVVVFVPLAALLLVCSAVWPAARRRLGIITPVVALVALISVPLTTSAGSWLIRRVQMDPLVRAHAHLGDGLLPWAGGLFLLTAVVWALHHYRDRLARLRWLPVTTIVIAVLSVAVSVGSVVEVYRIGDSGAQAAWHDNFSANPVSTNHK, from the coding sequence ATGGGGCCCACCACCATCAACGACCTGCCCGCGCACGTGCTGCTCGTGCACATCGTCGTCGTGTTCGTGCCGCTGGCCGCGCTGCTGCTCGTATGCAGCGCCGTGTGGCCGGCCGCCCGCCGCCGGCTCGGCATCATCACACCCGTCGTCGCGCTGGTGGCGCTGATCTCCGTGCCGCTCACCACCAGCGCCGGTTCGTGGCTGATCCGCCGGGTGCAGATGGATCCCCTCGTCCGCGCCCATGCCCACCTCGGCGACGGCTTGCTGCCCTGGGCCGGCGGCCTGTTCCTTCTCACCGCCGTGGTCTGGGCACTGCACCACTACCGCGACCGGCTGGCCCGCCTGCGCTGGCTGCCGGTGACCACCATCGTCATCGCCGTCCTGTCGGTCGCCGTCTCCGTCGGTTCCGTGGTCGAGGTCTACCGGATCGGCGACTCCGGCGCCCAGGCCGCCTGGCACGACAACTTCTCCGCGAACCCGGTGTCCACGAACCACAAGTGA
- a CDS encoding response regulator transcription factor, whose amino-acid sequence MTEDRKRVLLVEDDGELAVMLDRLLTSEGYDVDVARDGHTGLHRALTDRYDVMVIDRGLPGVTGLDLITRLRRRGTVTPILVLSAMGTPRDRVAGLDAGAEDYLAKPFDIDELLARLRALLRRHLHHAETLPLGPDTVLDVASRTVFRGERALEVLSERECELLALLASRPGVVFTRTQLLQLVFADAITDTTVDTYVYYLRRKLGRKVIGTVRGIGYRLGTTS is encoded by the coding sequence GTGACCGAGGACCGCAAACGGGTGTTGCTCGTCGAGGACGACGGCGAACTCGCGGTGATGCTGGACCGCCTGTTGACGTCCGAGGGCTACGACGTGGACGTCGCCCGGGACGGCCACACCGGCCTGCACCGCGCGCTCACCGATCGCTACGACGTCATGGTCATCGACCGGGGCCTGCCCGGCGTGACCGGCCTGGACCTGATCACCAGGCTGCGCCGGCGCGGCACCGTCACGCCGATTCTCGTGCTGTCCGCGATGGGCACGCCCCGAGACCGCGTGGCCGGTCTGGACGCCGGCGCCGAGGACTACCTGGCCAAGCCGTTCGACATCGACGAGTTGCTGGCCCGCCTCCGCGCCCTGCTGCGCCGGCACCTCCACCACGCGGAGACGTTGCCGCTCGGCCCGGACACGGTGCTGGACGTCGCCTCCCGCACGGTCTTCCGCGGTGAGCGGGCGCTGGAGGTGTTGTCGGAGCGGGAATGCGAGCTGCTGGCGTTGCTGGCGTCCCGACCGGGTGTCGTGTTCACCCGGACGCAGTTGCTGCAGCTGGTGTTCGCCGACGCGATCACCGACACCACGGTCGACACGTACGTGTACTACCTGCGGCGCAAGCTGGGCCGGAAGGTGATCGGCACGGTGCGCGGCATCGGCTACCGGCTGGGGACGACCTCGTGA
- a CDS encoding DUF1918 domain-containing protein — MHAKPGDWLVIKSAVLDKPSRRGLITEVHGADGAPPYVVRWTHNDHEALVFPGPDAHIEASAPTDVGEDRPASVPRWTKRT, encoded by the coding sequence GTGCACGCGAAACCCGGTGACTGGCTGGTGATCAAGTCGGCCGTGCTGGACAAGCCGTCCCGGCGCGGTCTGATCACCGAGGTGCACGGCGCGGACGGTGCGCCGCCGTACGTCGTGCGCTGGACCCACAACGACCACGAGGCCCTCGTCTTCCCGGGCCCTGATGCCCACATCGAGGCGTCCGCCCCGACCGACGTCGGCGAGGACCGCCCGGCGTCCGTGCCGCGGTGGACGAAACGCACATGA
- a CDS encoding universal stress protein, with translation MTSNVVGRQIVAAVDGSQSALDAVRWAADEAARRGMALQLTHAMSFGAIAYGGAYAWPKGYFEAVEHAGRVFLADAESLVHKSHPGLSVTTQLVEGSPVPVLVDASEHAALIVLGSRGLGGFTGILIGSTATATIARAHCPVVVVRGDQPAPDGPVVVGVDGSPTSEDALAWAYEEASSRGVELVAVHGWTEFASESSYAFARQFIVDWDAVQTRQEQHLAERLAGYAEKYPDVTVRRVVEGCRARQLLLDQARGAQLVVVGSRGRAELGGLLLGSTSQALIRHAPCPVLVVRAHQG, from the coding sequence GTGACCAGCAACGTGGTGGGCCGCCAAATCGTGGCCGCCGTGGACGGATCCCAGTCCGCGCTCGACGCCGTCCGCTGGGCGGCGGACGAGGCGGCGCGCCGAGGAATGGCGCTGCAGTTGACGCACGCGATGAGCTTCGGAGCCATCGCCTACGGCGGCGCCTACGCGTGGCCGAAGGGGTACTTCGAGGCCGTGGAGCATGCCGGCCGTGTCTTCCTCGCGGACGCCGAGTCACTGGTCCACAAGTCGCACCCGGGCCTGTCCGTCACGACCCAGCTGGTCGAGGGCTCACCGGTCCCGGTGCTGGTGGACGCCTCCGAGCACGCCGCGTTGATCGTGCTCGGCTCCCGTGGGCTGGGTGGCTTCACCGGCATCCTGATCGGTTCCACCGCCACCGCCACGATCGCGCGGGCGCACTGCCCGGTCGTGGTGGTCCGTGGTGACCAGCCCGCCCCGGACGGACCGGTCGTTGTCGGCGTCGACGGGTCGCCCACCAGTGAAGACGCCCTGGCTTGGGCGTACGAGGAGGCGTCGTCGCGGGGTGTCGAGCTGGTGGCCGTGCACGGCTGGACCGAGTTCGCCTCCGAGAGCTCCTACGCCTTCGCGCGGCAGTTCATCGTCGACTGGGACGCCGTGCAGACGCGGCAGGAGCAGCACCTGGCCGAGCGGCTCGCCGGCTACGCCGAGAAGTATCCGGACGTGACCGTTCGCCGGGTCGTCGAGGGCTGCCGGGCCCGCCAGCTCCTGCTGGACCAGGCCCGCGGCGCCCAGCTGGTGGTTGTCGGCAGCCGCGGCCGCGCCGAGCTCGGTGGCCTGCTGCTCGGTTCCACCAGCCAGGCTCTCATCCGCCATGCGCCCTGCCCGGTGCTGGTCGTCCGCGCCCACCAGGGCTGA
- a CDS encoding CBS domain-containing protein — protein MKRQIVTGEEKTVKHREINTVMATDVAVVHGDTPFKDVVALLAERHISGVPVLGPEQRVVGIVSESDLLHGTTEHHKTFFGRHEHQPHSVAADVMSSPAVCVHPDTTVAHAAKLLAEEGVRRLPVVDADGRLVGIVSRRDVLSVFLRSDKDLREEILDEVFGRTLWMDPGEVSVEVHSGVATLRGQVETKALVDIAGSLTRGVDGVVDVHNHLTHARDDARIDRAHGKFVEFDHEPLKPMPHRGGSL, from the coding sequence ATGAAGAGGCAGATCGTGACCGGGGAGGAGAAGACGGTGAAACACCGGGAGATCAACACTGTGATGGCCACCGATGTCGCCGTCGTGCACGGCGACACTCCGTTCAAGGACGTCGTGGCGCTGCTGGCCGAACGGCACATCAGCGGCGTGCCCGTGCTCGGCCCGGAGCAACGCGTGGTGGGCATCGTGTCCGAGAGCGACCTGCTGCACGGCACGACTGAACACCACAAGACGTTCTTCGGCCGGCACGAGCACCAGCCGCACAGTGTCGCCGCCGACGTGATGAGCTCGCCCGCGGTCTGCGTGCACCCGGACACGACCGTCGCGCACGCGGCGAAACTCCTTGCCGAGGAAGGTGTTCGTCGGCTGCCGGTGGTGGACGCCGACGGCCGCCTGGTCGGCATCGTCAGCCGCCGGGACGTGCTCAGCGTGTTCCTGCGCTCGGACAAGGACCTGCGCGAGGAGATCCTCGACGAGGTCTTCGGACGCACGCTGTGGATGGACCCCGGTGAGGTGTCCGTCGAGGTGCACTCCGGCGTCGCGACGCTGCGCGGCCAGGTGGAGACGAAGGCGCTCGTGGACATCGCCGGCTCGCTGACCCGCGGCGTCGACGGCGTGGTGGACGTGCACAACCACCTGACCCACGCCCGTGACGACGCCCGGATCGACCGGGCGCACGGCAAGTTCGTGGAGTTCGACCACGAGCCGCTCAAGCCCATGCCGCACCGCGGAGGCTCGCTGTGA
- the phoU gene encoding phosphate signaling complex protein PhoU yields the protein MRTTFHQELESIDGKLIGMTQLVQSAMGRATTALLEADRTTAGEVIDDDATIDALRREIDEHVLRVLATQQPVAGDLRVLVAGLRIDRDLERMGDLARHIAEVAAEDFPHVAVPVKLRGIVHSMNRVALRMAEQAKEAIGYRDKNSAAELDREDDEMDSLQAALYRELLTTDVPVHTALELALLGRYYERYADHAVSVAESVRFETGATA from the coding sequence ATGCGTACGACGTTCCACCAGGAGCTGGAGAGCATCGACGGGAAGCTGATCGGCATGACGCAGCTGGTGCAGTCGGCCATGGGGCGGGCCACCACAGCGCTGCTGGAGGCCGACCGGACCACCGCCGGCGAGGTCATCGACGACGACGCCACGATCGACGCGCTGCGCCGCGAGATCGACGAGCACGTGCTCCGGGTGCTGGCCACCCAGCAGCCCGTCGCCGGCGACCTGCGGGTGCTGGTCGCCGGGCTGCGGATCGACCGCGACCTCGAACGCATGGGCGACCTTGCCCGGCACATCGCCGAGGTCGCGGCCGAGGACTTCCCGCACGTCGCCGTACCGGTGAAGCTGCGCGGCATCGTCCACTCGATGAACCGCGTCGCGCTGCGGATGGCCGAGCAGGCCAAGGAGGCCATCGGCTACCGCGACAAGAACTCCGCCGCCGAGCTCGACCGTGAGGACGACGAGATGGACTCCCTGCAGGCGGCCCTCTACCGCGAACTGCTCACCACCGACGTCCCCGTCCACACGGCCCTCGAACTCGCCCTGCTCGGCCGCTACTACGAGCGCTACGCCGACCACGCCGTCTCCGTCGCCGAGAGCGTCCGCTTCGAGACGGGGGCAACGGCATGA
- a CDS encoding bifunctional aminoglycoside phosphotransferase/ATP-binding protein produces MSKGHAVTQAAVRETHCATVFFTGDRAYKVKKPVNLGFLDFTTPQARRDACHREVRLNRRIAPDVYLGVAEVRDPAGVPCEWIVVMRRMPAERSLTRLLADGVDVHDELRQVARQIAAFHAEADRGPLIDQVALIEGLRERWTANLSELVPFRDGPLDADVLAEITDLVDRYLAGRRPLLEARAHAGAACDGHGDLIADDIFCLPDGPRVLDCLEFDDRLRWVDALDDTAFLAMDLERLGRPDLGAWFLDCYAEFSGADRCATLAHHYIAYRAVVRSKVACLRHAQGVAGQDDQARQLAALALRHLRTAEPRLVLVGGRPGTGKSTVAGRLADELGAVLVQSDRVRKEMAGITPEAGAAAAWEEGIYGVASTERTYREMVRRAELLLGRGETVVLDASWRTAAHREMARVVATGTSSRIVELVCQAPDDVADARIRTRATTAHASDATPEIAALVARKFDPWPEADAVDTGSPAH; encoded by the coding sequence ATGAGCAAGGGCCACGCCGTGACGCAGGCAGCGGTCCGGGAGACCCATTGCGCCACGGTCTTCTTCACCGGCGACCGTGCCTACAAGGTGAAGAAGCCGGTGAATCTCGGATTCCTCGACTTCACCACGCCGCAGGCCCGGCGGGACGCGTGCCACCGCGAGGTGCGGCTCAACCGCCGAATCGCGCCGGACGTCTACCTCGGCGTCGCGGAGGTTCGCGATCCGGCCGGCGTGCCGTGCGAATGGATCGTCGTGATGCGGCGGATGCCGGCGGAGCGGTCGCTGACCCGGTTGCTGGCCGACGGCGTGGACGTGCACGACGAACTGCGCCAGGTGGCACGCCAGATCGCCGCCTTCCACGCCGAGGCCGACCGCGGACCACTGATCGATCAGGTCGCGCTGATCGAGGGACTGCGCGAGCGCTGGACCGCCAACCTGAGCGAGCTGGTCCCGTTCCGCGACGGCCCGCTGGACGCCGACGTGCTGGCCGAGATCACCGACCTGGTCGATCGCTACCTCGCCGGGCGGCGGCCGCTGTTGGAGGCCCGCGCACACGCCGGCGCCGCCTGCGACGGGCACGGCGACCTCATCGCCGACGACATCTTCTGCCTGCCGGACGGCCCTCGGGTGCTGGACTGCCTGGAGTTCGACGACCGGTTGCGCTGGGTCGACGCCCTGGACGACACCGCGTTCCTCGCAATGGACCTGGAGCGGCTGGGGCGGCCCGACCTCGGCGCCTGGTTCCTCGACTGCTACGCGGAGTTCTCCGGCGCCGACCGCTGCGCGACGCTGGCGCACCATTACATCGCCTATCGCGCTGTGGTTCGGTCCAAGGTCGCCTGCCTGCGGCACGCCCAAGGTGTGGCGGGCCAGGACGACCAGGCGCGGCAACTGGCCGCCCTGGCGCTGCGGCACCTGCGAACGGCCGAGCCGAGGCTGGTGCTCGTCGGCGGGCGACCAGGCACCGGAAAGTCCACAGTAGCCGGTCGGCTGGCCGACGAACTCGGCGCCGTCCTCGTCCAATCCGATCGAGTGCGCAAGGAAATGGCCGGTATCACCCCGGAAGCCGGCGCCGCGGCGGCCTGGGAGGAGGGCATCTACGGCGTCGCGAGCACCGAGCGCACGTACCGGGAGATGGTGCGACGCGCCGAACTCCTGCTCGGCCGGGGCGAGACCGTGGTGCTCGACGCCAGCTGGCGGACGGCCGCGCATCGGGAGATGGCCCGCGTGGTGGCCACCGGGACGTCGAGCCGGATCGTCGAGCTGGTGTGCCAAGCGCCGGACGACGTCGCCGACGCCCGGATCAGGACCCGGGCCACCACCGCGCACGCGTCCGACGCGACCCCTGAGATCGCCGCCCTGGTGGCCCGGAAGTTCGACCCGTGGCCGGAGGCGGACGCCGTGGACACCGGTTCGCCGGCCCACTGA
- a CDS encoding zinc-binding alcohol dehydrogenase family protein, with product MRAWRVVRPGPMASGPLRLSDEPRPVPGAGEVLVRVLACGVCRTDLHVSEGDLEVHRASVVPGHEVVGEVVSPGSRFAVGERVGIAWLRHTCGECRYCRRGAENLCPNSRYTGWDADGGYADYTVVPEAYAYRLPTGYSNAELAPLLCAGIIGYRALERADLPDGGRLGVYGFGASAHLAAQVALARGATVHVLTRSAAARELALSLGAASAGPADAMPPEPLDAAILFAPVGDLVLPALAALDRGGTLSIAGIHLSDIPVLNYQRHLFQERQLRSVTANTRQDGADFMAFAAQHRLHVTTTPYPLDHADRALTDLAGDRVDGAAVLVP from the coding sequence ATGAGGGCTTGGCGTGTGGTCCGGCCTGGACCGATGGCGTCCGGACCGCTTCGGCTGTCGGACGAACCAAGGCCCGTGCCCGGCGCCGGTGAGGTCCTGGTCCGCGTGCTGGCCTGCGGCGTTTGTCGTACCGACCTGCACGTGTCCGAAGGGGACTTGGAGGTGCACCGCGCTTCGGTGGTGCCCGGGCACGAGGTCGTCGGGGAGGTGGTGTCACCCGGCTCGCGGTTCGCCGTGGGGGAGCGGGTCGGCATCGCGTGGCTGCGGCACACCTGCGGCGAGTGCCGCTACTGCCGCCGTGGCGCGGAGAACCTCTGCCCGAACTCCCGGTACACCGGCTGGGACGCCGACGGCGGCTACGCCGACTACACCGTGGTGCCCGAGGCGTACGCGTACCGCCTACCCACCGGTTACTCGAACGCGGAGCTGGCGCCGCTGCTGTGCGCCGGCATCATCGGCTACCGCGCGCTGGAACGTGCCGACCTGCCCGACGGCGGTCGTCTCGGCGTCTACGGCTTCGGCGCCAGCGCCCACCTCGCCGCACAGGTCGCCCTGGCGCGGGGAGCCACCGTACACGTGCTCACCCGCAGCGCCGCCGCCCGCGAACTGGCCCTGAGCCTCGGGGCCGCCTCCGCCGGCCCCGCCGACGCCATGCCGCCCGAGCCGCTCGACGCCGCCATCCTCTTCGCCCCCGTCGGCGACCTCGTGCTGCCGGCTCTCGCGGCCCTGGACCGAGGCGGCACGCTGTCGATCGCCGGCATCCACCTGTCCGACATTCCCGTGTTGAACTACCAGCGCCACCTGTTCCAGGAACGCCAACTGCGCAGCGTCACGGCCAACACCCGTCAGGACGGCGCCGACTTCATGGCCTTCGCCGCGCAGCACCGGTTGCACGTGACGACGACGCCGTACCCCCTGGACCACGCTGACCGCGCCTTGACCGACCTCGCCGGCGACCGCGTCGACGGTGCCGCCGTCCTGGTGCCGTAA
- a CDS encoding sensor histidine kinase — protein sequence MTPTSEAVVRRAARRLGLQAAGMVAVVVLAVAGFGALITVRQEAADARMVVVAAANNADDVIDPPAGMWLAMRDADGTTHVTKGMPTGLPDLSALDDHSSPPDTTVELPTGHFLVHTAQPPDGKTVQAVLNLQPWEAQRDRLLLGLLAAAVVGLAFAAVAGILLARRALTPLQRTLRLQRQFVADASHELRTPLTLLHTRAQLLNRALRDAPDHLRDEAAGVVRDSSRLTELVEDLLLAAEGDGTSDNVELGPLAVDVIGAIRPYAEERGITIESSFAAAATRASPSALRRALTALVDNAIEHTPTGGRVTISVEPAGHEVRLRVSDTGSGFSPDQAAALMTRFHSGGQRSGRRRYGLGLALVNDIADRYGGRLEADSRPGHGATFTLVLPRVVK from the coding sequence GTGACGCCGACCAGCGAGGCGGTCGTCCGGCGGGCCGCCCGCCGGCTCGGGCTCCAGGCGGCGGGCATGGTCGCGGTCGTCGTGCTGGCGGTCGCCGGTTTCGGCGCGCTGATCACCGTGCGCCAGGAGGCCGCGGACGCGCGGATGGTGGTCGTGGCGGCGGCCAACAACGCAGATGACGTGATCGATCCGCCGGCCGGGATGTGGCTGGCGATGCGGGACGCGGACGGCACAACGCACGTCACGAAGGGCATGCCCACCGGCCTTCCCGACCTGTCCGCATTGGACGATCACAGCTCACCGCCCGACACCACTGTCGAGCTGCCCACCGGGCACTTCCTCGTGCACACGGCACAACCGCCTGACGGCAAGACCGTACAAGCCGTGCTCAACCTGCAACCCTGGGAAGCGCAGCGGGACAGGCTCCTGCTCGGACTGCTCGCCGCGGCGGTCGTGGGTCTGGCGTTCGCGGCCGTCGCCGGCATCCTGCTCGCCCGCCGTGCACTCACGCCGTTGCAGCGAACCCTTCGGCTGCAACGACAGTTCGTCGCCGACGCCTCCCACGAGCTGCGTACCCCGCTGACGCTGCTGCACACCCGCGCCCAGCTGCTCAACCGCGCCCTGCGGGACGCCCCGGACCATCTTCGCGACGAAGCCGCCGGCGTGGTGCGCGACAGCAGCCGGCTCACGGAACTCGTCGAGGACCTGCTGCTGGCGGCCGAGGGAGACGGCACCTCCGACAACGTAGAACTCGGGCCGCTCGCGGTGGACGTGATCGGCGCGATCAGACCGTACGCGGAGGAACGCGGCATCACGATCGAGTCCAGCTTCGCCGCGGCGGCGACCCGCGCGTCCCCGTCGGCGTTGCGGCGGGCGCTGACCGCCTTGGTGGACAATGCCATCGAACACACACCGACGGGCGGCAGGGTCACGATCAGCGTCGAGCCCGCCGGGCACGAGGTGCGCCTGCGGGTCAGCGACACGGGTTCCGGTTTCTCGCCGGATCAGGCCGCCGCGCTGATGACCCGGTTCCACTCCGGCGGCCAACGCTCCGGCCGCCGCCGCTACGGCCTGGGCCTCGCGCTGGTCAACGACATCGCCGATCGGTACGGCGGCCGCCTGGAAGCCGACAGCCGGCCCGGCCACGGGGCGACCTTCACGCTGGTGCTCCCCCGCGTCGTGAAGTGA